A genomic segment from Thermus sp. LT1-2-5 encodes:
- the rpsB gene encoding 30S ribosomal protein S2, producing the protein MPVNISVKELLEAGVHFGHERKRWNPKFARFIYAERNGIHIIDLQKTMVELERTFRFLEDLAMRGGTVLFVGTKKQAQDIVRMEADRAGMPYVNQRWLGGMLTNFKTIAQRVNRLEELEALFASEDIKERPKKEQVRLQHELERLQKYLSGFRRLKRLPDAIFVVDPTKEAIAVREARKLFIPVIALADTDSDPDLVDYIIPGNDDAIRSIQLILSRAVDLIIEARGGVVEPSPSYALVEEAERQAQTATEDFGSEDEVEA; encoded by the coding sequence ATGCCTGTAAACATCAGCGTTAAGGAACTTTTGGAAGCCGGGGTGCACTTCGGCCACGAGCGCAAACGTTGGAACCCCAAGTTCGCCCGCTTCATCTATGCGGAGCGCAACGGCATCCACATCATTGACCTGCAGAAGACCATGGTGGAGCTGGAGCGCACCTTCCGCTTCCTCGAGGACCTGGCCATGCGGGGCGGCACGGTGCTCTTCGTGGGCACCAAGAAGCAGGCCCAGGACATCGTGCGCATGGAAGCGGACCGGGCGGGAATGCCCTACGTAAACCAGCGCTGGCTGGGCGGGATGCTCACCAACTTCAAGACCATTGCCCAGCGGGTGAACCGCCTAGAAGAGCTGGAGGCCCTTTTCGCTTCCGAGGACATCAAGGAGCGTCCCAAAAAGGAACAGGTGCGCCTGCAACACGAGCTTGAGCGACTGCAAAAGTACCTTTCGGGATTCCGCCGCCTAAAGCGCCTGCCGGACGCCATCTTCGTGGTGGACCCCACCAAGGAGGCCATCGCGGTGCGGGAAGCCCGGAAGCTTTTCATCCCTGTCATCGCCCTGGCGGACACCGACTCCGACCCTGACCTGGTGGACTACATCATCCCCGGCAACGACGACGCCATCCGCTCCATCCAGCTCATCCTTTCCCGGGCCGTGGACCTCATCATCGAGGCCCGGGGTGGAGTAGTGGAGCCCTCTCCCTCCTACGCCCTGGTAGAAGAGGCGGAGCGCCAGGCCCAGACGGCCACCGAGGACTTCGGCAGCGAGGACGAGGTGGAAGCATGA
- the tsf gene encoding translation elongation factor Ts, whose translation MSQMELIKKLREATGAGMMDVKKALEDAGWNEEKAVQLLRERGAMKAAKKAEREAREGIIGHYIHHNQRVGVLVELNCETDFVARNELFQALAKDLAMHIAMMNPRYISAEEIPAEELEKERQIYIQAALNEGKPQQIAEKIAEGRLKKYLEEVVLLEQPFVKDDKVKVKELIQEAIAKTGENIVVRRFCRLELGA comes from the coding sequence ATGAGCCAGATGGAACTCATCAAGAAGCTACGCGAGGCCACTGGGGCCGGGATGATGGACGTGAAGAAGGCCCTGGAGGACGCCGGCTGGAACGAGGAAAAGGCGGTACAACTCCTCCGGGAGCGGGGGGCCATGAAAGCCGCTAAGAAGGCTGAGCGGGAGGCCCGCGAAGGGATCATCGGCCACTACATCCACCACAACCAGCGGGTGGGGGTGTTGGTGGAGCTGAACTGCGAAACCGACTTCGTGGCCCGCAACGAGCTCTTCCAGGCCCTGGCCAAGGATCTGGCCATGCACATCGCCATGATGAACCCCCGCTACATCTCCGCCGAGGAAATCCCGGCGGAGGAGCTGGAGAAGGAGCGGCAGATCTACATCCAAGCCGCCCTCAACGAGGGCAAGCCGCAGCAGATCGCCGAAAAGATCGCCGAAGGCCGCCTGAAGAAGTACCTGGAGGAGGTGGTCCTCCTGGAGCAGCCCTTCGTCAAGGACGATAAGGTCAAGGTGAAGGAGCTCATCCAAGAGGCCATCGCCAAGACCGGGGAAAACATCGTGGTGCGGCGCTTCTGCCGCTTGGAACTGGGGGCGTAA
- the pyrH gene encoding UMP kinase, translating to MKYKRVLLKLSGEFLTSNGFGIEPEATKALAREIKAAYETGVQLAIVIGAGNLWRGARQGVGMDRATADYIGMLATIMNALALQDALEALGIPTRVQTALTITQVAEPYIRRRALRHLEKERIVIFGGGTGNPFFSTDTAAALRALEVGAEVVLMAKNKVDGVYSDDPRKNPNAVRFEELTYLEVLNRGLQVMDTTAITLCMEAGLPIVVFDIFKPGALVGIIQGEKVGTLIHT from the coding sequence ATGAAGTACAAGCGCGTCCTCCTCAAGCTTTCCGGCGAGTTCCTAACCTCCAACGGCTTCGGCATAGAGCCCGAGGCCACCAAGGCCTTGGCCCGGGAGATAAAGGCCGCCTACGAAACCGGGGTGCAACTCGCCATCGTCATCGGGGCGGGAAACCTCTGGCGCGGGGCGCGCCAAGGCGTGGGCATGGACCGGGCCACCGCCGACTACATCGGCATGCTGGCCACCATCATGAACGCCTTGGCCCTGCAAGACGCCCTGGAGGCCTTGGGCATCCCCACCCGGGTCCAGACCGCCCTCACCATCACCCAGGTGGCAGAGCCCTACATCCGCCGCCGCGCCCTAAGGCACCTGGAGAAGGAGCGCATCGTCATCTTCGGCGGGGGCACGGGCAACCCCTTCTTCTCCACCGACACCGCCGCTGCCCTCCGGGCCTTGGAGGTGGGGGCCGAGGTGGTCCTCATGGCCAAGAACAAGGTGGACGGGGTCTACTCCGATGACCCCCGCAAGAACCCCAACGCCGTGCGCTTCGAGGAACTCACCTACCTGGAGGTCCTAAACCGCGGCCTCCAGGTCATGGACACCACCGCCATCACCCTCTGCATGGAGGCGGGGCTTCCCATCGTGGTGTTTGACATCTTCAAGCCGGGCGCCTTGGTGGGTATTATCCAGGGGGAAAAGGTGGGCACCCTCATCCACACCTAG
- the frr gene encoding ribosome recycling factor produces the protein MTLKELYAETRSHMQKSLEALEHNLAGLRSGRANPALLLHLKVEYYGTHVPLNQIATVSAPDARTLVVQSWDQNALKAIEKAIRDSDLGLNPANKGDALYINIPPLTEERRKELVKAARHYAEEGRVAIRNIRREALEKLKKLAKDLHLSEDDTKRAEAEIQKITDEFIAKADELLEKKEQEILG, from the coding sequence ATGACCCTGAAGGAGCTTTATGCGGAAACCCGAAGCCACATGCAAAAGAGCCTCGAGGCCCTGGAGCACAACCTAGCGGGCCTGCGCTCGGGACGGGCTAACCCCGCTTTGCTCCTCCACCTCAAGGTGGAGTACTACGGCACCCACGTCCCGCTCAACCAGATCGCCACCGTCAGCGCTCCGGATGCCCGGACCCTGGTGGTCCAGTCCTGGGACCAAAACGCCCTCAAGGCCATTGAGAAGGCCATCCGCGACTCCGACCTCGGCCTCAACCCCGCCAACAAGGGGGACGCCCTTTACATCAACATCCCTCCCCTCACGGAGGAACGGCGCAAGGAGCTGGTGAAGGCAGCCCGCCACTACGCCGAGGAGGGCCGGGTGGCCATCCGCAACATCCGCCGCGAGGCCCTGGAAAAGCTCAAAAAGCTCGCTAAGGACCTCCACCTCTCCGAGGACGACACCAAGCGAGCCGAGGCGGAGATCCAAAAGATCACCGACGAGTTCATCGCCAAGGCGGACGAGCTCTTGGAGAAGAAGGAGCAGGAGATCCTGGGCTAG
- a CDS encoding phosphatidate cytidylyltransferase — protein sequence MIGREDLPTRVASALVGAGLLLLVLWAGVALILPTLVLVLLLGGLELRDMLVRRGVRLNLPLFYLGGVGIYLFSLPALYWHFPQVPWREVALGLFLMASFSYELLRGADLTRFAFTLFAFLYLPWSLGYVLLLREIPDGRLGLWTLSLPIVASFATDIGAYFVGRAFGRRKLAPEISPGKTLEGSLGGILVSFLALLAYTGLVREVFPFGLLELWLFSLLLSLAAQLGDLAESMLKRFAGVKDSGRFLPGHGGLLDRIDSLLFTFPLTYFLVVLFT from the coding sequence ATGATCGGGCGGGAGGACCTCCCCACCCGGGTGGCTTCCGCCCTGGTGGGGGCGGGGCTTCTCCTCCTGGTCCTTTGGGCCGGGGTAGCCCTGATCCTGCCCACCTTGGTCCTGGTCCTCCTCCTGGGTGGGCTCGAGCTAAGGGATATGCTGGTCCGGCGGGGCGTCCGCCTCAACCTGCCCCTTTTCTACCTGGGGGGCGTGGGCATCTACCTCTTTTCCTTGCCCGCCCTTTACTGGCACTTCCCCCAGGTACCCTGGCGGGAGGTAGCCTTGGGGCTTTTCCTCATGGCCAGCTTCAGCTACGAGCTTTTGCGGGGCGCCGACCTCACCCGCTTCGCCTTCACCCTTTTCGCCTTCCTCTACCTACCCTGGAGCCTGGGCTACGTCCTCCTCCTGCGGGAAATCCCCGATGGTCGTCTGGGGCTTTGGACCCTAAGCCTACCCATCGTGGCCAGCTTCGCCACGGACATCGGGGCCTACTTCGTGGGCCGGGCTTTCGGCCGCCGGAAGCTCGCCCCGGAGATCAGCCCGGGGAAGACCCTCGAGGGCTCCTTAGGCGGCATCCTGGTGAGCTTCTTGGCCCTCTTGGCTTACACCGGGCTGGTGCGGGAGGTCTTTCCCTTTGGCCTTTTGGAGCTTTGGCTTTTTAGCCTCCTCCTCTCCTTGGCGGCGCAACTCGGCGACCTGGCGGAGTCCATGCTCAAGCGCTTCGCCGGGGTGAAGGACTCGGGGCGTTTCCTGCCCGGGCACGGGGGGCTTTTGGACCGCATAGATAGCCTTCTTTTCACCTTCCCCCTCACCTACTTCCTGGTGGTGCTCTTCACATGA
- the dxr gene encoding 1-deoxy-D-xylulose-5-phosphate reductoisomerase, which yields MKRVVILGSTGSIGRQALEVCRWRGYRVVGLAAGKNLEALSQQIAEWQPLLVAAEESLHPELRARFPGLRLGTPEEVAALEAEVAVAAIPGLAGLSPTRVAVKTGKRLALANKEAMVAAGPLLWQEVEAHGAEILPVDSEHSALFQALLGERREDVAELILTASGGPFLKEPKDLSQVTPEMALNHPRWRMGPKVTVDSATLFNKGLEVLEAKELFRFPLEKIKVLIHPQAYVHGLVRFRDGNLKAQLGPTDMRLFIQYALTHPERAETPLKDLPLPGVLEFLEPDLNRFPALGVAYEAGRRGGVAQVAVSAADEVAVEAFLAGRIPFPRIPTILARVLEATPSLPLTWENLFAVDAWAREEAKRWT from the coding sequence ATGAAACGGGTGGTGATCCTGGGTTCCACGGGCTCCATCGGCAGGCAGGCCCTGGAGGTCTGCCGCTGGCGGGGCTATCGGGTGGTGGGCCTGGCCGCAGGGAAGAACCTGGAAGCGCTTTCGCAGCAGATCGCCGAGTGGCAACCTCTCCTGGTGGCGGCAGAGGAAAGCCTCCACCCCGAGCTCAGGGCGCGCTTTCCCGGCCTTAGGCTCGGCACCCCGGAGGAGGTGGCCGCCCTCGAGGCGGAGGTGGCGGTGGCGGCCATCCCGGGCCTGGCTGGCCTTTCCCCCACCCGCGTGGCGGTGAAGACGGGCAAGCGCCTGGCCCTGGCCAACAAGGAGGCCATGGTAGCGGCGGGGCCCCTCCTATGGCAAGAGGTGGAGGCCCACGGAGCCGAGATCCTCCCCGTGGACTCGGAGCACTCCGCCCTCTTCCAGGCCCTCTTAGGGGAGAGGCGGGAGGACGTGGCCGAGCTCATCCTCACGGCAAGCGGCGGCCCCTTCCTCAAGGAGCCCAAAGACCTCTCCCAGGTAACCCCAGAGATGGCCCTGAACCACCCCCGCTGGAGGATGGGCCCCAAGGTCACCGTGGACTCCGCCACCCTGTTCAACAAGGGCCTCGAGGTCCTGGAGGCCAAGGAGCTCTTCCGCTTTCCCCTAGAGAAGATCAAGGTCCTCATCCACCCCCAGGCCTACGTCCACGGCCTGGTGCGCTTCCGAGACGGCAACCTAAAGGCCCAGCTCGGCCCCACGGACATGCGGCTTTTCATCCAGTACGCCCTCACCCACCCCGAGCGGGCGGAAACCCCCCTAAAGGACCTTCCCCTCCCCGGGGTCCTGGAGTTCCTGGAGCCCGACCTAAACCGCTTCCCCGCCCTGGGGGTAGCCTACGAGGCGGGTAGAAGGGGCGGGGTGGCGCAGGTGGCGGTTTCCGCCGCCGACGAGGTGGCGGTGGAAGCCTTCCTGGCGGGCCGGATCCCCTTCCCCCGCATCCCCACGATCCTAGCCCGGGTCCTGGAAGCCACCCCCAGCCTTCCCCTAACATGGGAGAACCTCTTCGCCGTGGACGCTTGGGCCCGGGAAGAGGCCAAGAGGTGGACATGA
- a CDS encoding M50 family metallopeptidase: MSLLWFLLIIGVSVFVHELGHYLAARLQGVRVKAFSVGFGPVLLRREAFGTEWRLSAIPLGGYADIEGLLPEERGRGYDTLPFLGKLLVLVAGVAMNVLLAWGLLGYLFSAQGVPEATGRAVVLEVIPGSVAERVGLKPGDILFAVDGTPFQRPQDLERVKTPGTHTLSLLRQGEEVQLTLAWEAGMERLGVVYQPEVAYRKVGFAEGLALAAHRTLAFGPEMVRALVKGLLGVLAGNPDSGVMGPVGIVAETGKAAQEGLFRLVELAAAINLSLALFNLLPIPALDGGRILLLFLARFLRIRPEQEAVVHYLGFLFLVLLVLLVTFQDLRRLLGG; encoded by the coding sequence ATGAGCCTTCTTTGGTTCCTCCTCATTATCGGCGTGAGCGTCTTCGTGCACGAGCTCGGGCACTACCTGGCCGCCCGCCTCCAGGGGGTGCGGGTCAAGGCCTTCAGCGTGGGCTTCGGCCCCGTCCTCCTGAGGCGGGAGGCCTTCGGCACCGAGTGGCGGCTTTCCGCCATCCCCTTAGGCGGCTACGCCGACATCGAAGGGCTTCTCCCCGAGGAGCGGGGCCGGGGCTACGACACCCTCCCCTTCCTGGGCAAACTCCTCGTCCTGGTGGCGGGGGTGGCGATGAACGTCCTTCTGGCCTGGGGGCTTTTGGGCTACCTCTTCAGCGCCCAAGGGGTTCCCGAGGCCACGGGGCGGGCGGTGGTCCTGGAGGTCATACCGGGAAGCGTGGCGGAAAGGGTGGGGCTAAAGCCCGGGGACATCCTCTTCGCCGTGGACGGCACCCCCTTCCAAAGGCCCCAAGACCTGGAACGGGTCAAGACCCCCGGCACCCACACCCTTTCCCTCCTGCGCCAGGGGGAAGAGGTCCAGCTCACCCTCGCCTGGGAGGCGGGGATGGAGCGGCTTGGGGTGGTCTACCAGCCCGAGGTGGCCTACCGCAAGGTGGGCTTTGCGGAAGGGCTCGCCTTGGCGGCGCACCGCACCCTGGCCTTCGGCCCGGAGATGGTGCGGGCCCTGGTAAAGGGGCTTCTTGGGGTCCTTGCCGGGAACCCCGATAGCGGGGTCATGGGGCCCGTAGGCATCGTGGCGGAAACGGGCAAGGCGGCGCAGGAGGGGCTTTTCCGCCTGGTGGAGCTGGCGGCGGCCATCAACCTCTCCCTGGCCCTCTTTAACCTCCTGCCCATCCCCGCCCTGGACGGGGGGCGCATCCTCCTCCTCTTCCTCGCCCGCTTCCTCCGCATCCGCCCCGAGCAGGAGGCGGTGGTCCACTACCTGGGCTTCCTGTTCCTTGTCCTTCTGGTCCTCCTCGTCACCTTTCAGGACCTGAGGCGGCTTCTGGGGGGCTGA
- a CDS encoding glycosyltransferase family 2 protein, whose protein sequence is MEATVLIPAYNEAATIAQVVRVAKEAGFPVVVADDGSEDATAERAQAAGAEVVRLGENRGKGGAIAAGLRRVATPYVILLDADLLGLRPEHLHALLNPVRSGEAEMTVGVFQGGRLSTDLAMRLTPFLSGQRALATRALTGVPGLERARYDLELLLTRHAKAQGWRVRYLPLPGVSQVMKEEKRGLLPGFFHRMRMYREILRYYLKAHLG, encoded by the coding sequence ATGGAGGCCACGGTCCTGATCCCCGCCTACAACGAGGCCGCCACCATCGCCCAAGTGGTGCGGGTAGCCAAGGAGGCGGGCTTTCCCGTGGTGGTGGCGGACGACGGGTCCGAGGACGCCACGGCGGAACGGGCCCAGGCAGCGGGGGCGGAGGTGGTGCGCCTGGGGGAGAACCGGGGCAAGGGCGGGGCCATCGCCGCAGGGCTCAGGCGGGTGGCCACCCCTTACGTGATCCTCCTGGACGCCGATCTTCTCGGGCTCAGGCCTGAACACCTCCACGCCCTCCTGAACCCCGTGCGTTCCGGGGAGGCGGAGATGACCGTGGGCGTCTTCCAAGGGGGGAGGCTATCCACGGACCTGGCCATGCGCCTCACCCCCTTCCTCTCGGGGCAAAGGGCCCTGGCCACCAGGGCGCTAACGGGGGTGCCCGGCTTGGAAAGGGCCCGCTACGACCTGGAACTCCTCCTCACCCGCCACGCCAAGGCCCAGGGCTGGCGGGTGCGCTACCTACCCCTTCCCGGGGTGAGCCAGGTGATGAAGGAGGAGAAGCGGGGCCTTCTCCCCGGCTTCTTCCACCGGATGCGCATGTACCGGGAAATCCTCCGCTACTACCTCAAGGCGCACCTGGGGTGA
- the proC gene encoding pyrroline-5-carboxylate reductase, which produces MRLAFLGLGKMGRSILKGALERGFLRPEEVGVVGRTPERTEELARAFGIRPLQIRDLARVERVLLAVQPRDFPHLAPEIAFPQVGYLSIMAGVSTAVLARRLDTRRVVRAMPNLAAMIGESSTALTALCEAQEAGDLDFARALFATVGDVYEIPEHLFDPFTAMSASAPAYLAVVAEALADAGVKMGMPRALALRLAAEALAATGELLKTRHPAALKDEVASPGGTTIHGLHALEARALRAAFFEAVEAATRRGHELGEAE; this is translated from the coding sequence ATGAGGCTTGCCTTCTTGGGCCTGGGGAAGATGGGCCGGAGCATCCTAAAAGGGGCCCTGGAACGGGGCTTCCTGCGCCCCGAGGAGGTGGGGGTGGTGGGGCGCACCCCCGAGCGCACGGAGGAGCTGGCGCGCGCCTTTGGCATAAGGCCTTTGCAGATAAGGGACCTGGCCCGGGTGGAGCGGGTGCTCCTGGCGGTGCAACCCCGGGACTTCCCCCACCTGGCCCCCGAGATCGCCTTTCCCCAGGTGGGCTACCTCTCCATCATGGCCGGGGTGTCCACCGCGGTCCTTGCCCGCAGGCTGGACACGCGGCGGGTGGTGCGGGCCATGCCCAACCTGGCGGCCATGATCGGGGAGAGCTCCACCGCCCTCACCGCCTTGTGCGAGGCCCAGGAGGCGGGGGACTTGGACTTTGCCCGCGCCCTTTTCGCCACGGTGGGGGATGTGTACGAGATCCCGGAGCACCTCTTCGACCCCTTCACCGCCATGTCCGCCTCCGCCCCCGCCTACCTGGCGGTGGTGGCGGAGGCCTTGGCGGACGCCGGGGTCAAGATGGGCATGCCCCGGGCCCTGGCCCTGCGCCTGGCGGCGGAGGCCTTGGCGGCCACGGGGGAGCTCCTCAAGACCCGCCACCCGGCGGCGCTCAAGGACGAGGTGGCAAGCCCCGGGGGCACCACCATTCACGGCCTCCACGCCCTCGAGGCCCGCGCCCTCCGCGCCGCCTTCTTTGAGGCGGTGGAGGCCGCCACCCGGAGGGGGCACGAGCTCGGGGAGGCGGAGTAG
- a CDS encoding RsmB/NOP family class I SAM-dependent RNA methyltransferase, whose protein sequence is MRAANPRALALALLLEVERGGRAQQLLDRALDRVAWPERDKAYATHLVYGALRRLRLLDHLLAPHLPQPEKLPPLVRWALRLGALEWLLGKPDHARVSPWVEAVKGRYPRLAGLVNAVLRRLEPRGAPECVRLSLPDWLCEEWRGFFGSLAFAEGFNQPAPLFVTALRPVEGLRPGPIPDSYVWEGPKTDFSALGLQPQNPASLFAAKLLEAEPGERVLDLCGGAGLKAFYLASRGAEVISYDLNAKRQEAGKRTAKKLGLQVAYRTQDLTAPIPERGKKVLLDAPCTGTGTFRTHPELRYRLALEDPGRMAELQGKLLETAASATEAGGVLVYAVCSLTEEEGEGVARAFLARHPEFVPEPFPCPLPVLRQGLGVYVAPEGGLDGFYYLRLRKVDSRA, encoded by the coding sequence TTGAGGGCCGCGAACCCTAGGGCCCTGGCCCTCGCCCTCCTCCTCGAGGTGGAGCGCGGGGGAAGGGCTCAGCAGCTTTTGGACCGAGCCCTGGACCGGGTGGCGTGGCCGGAGCGGGACAAGGCCTATGCGACCCACCTGGTCTACGGCGCCTTGCGTCGGCTTCGGCTTTTAGACCACCTCCTCGCCCCCCACCTGCCGCAACCGGAGAAGCTCCCTCCCCTGGTGCGCTGGGCCTTGCGCCTGGGGGCTTTGGAGTGGCTCTTGGGCAAGCCGGACCACGCCCGGGTAAGCCCCTGGGTGGAAGCGGTGAAGGGGCGCTACCCCCGGCTTGCGGGGCTCGTGAACGCCGTTTTGCGCCGCCTGGAGCCCAGGGGGGCTCCGGAGTGCGTGCGCCTCTCCCTCCCCGACTGGCTTTGCGAGGAGTGGCGGGGCTTTTTCGGGAGCCTGGCCTTCGCCGAGGGGTTCAACCAGCCGGCACCCCTTTTCGTCACCGCCTTGCGCCCGGTGGAGGGGCTAAGGCCAGGGCCTATCCCCGATAGCTACGTCTGGGAGGGCCCCAAGACCGACTTTTCCGCCCTCGGCCTCCAGCCGCAAAACCCCGCCTCCCTCTTCGCCGCTAAGCTCCTGGAGGCGGAGCCGGGGGAGAGGGTTTTGGACCTCTGCGGCGGGGCGGGGCTAAAGGCCTTCTACCTGGCAAGCCGCGGGGCGGAGGTGATTTCCTATGACCTAAACGCCAAGCGGCAGGAGGCGGGGAAGCGCACGGCCAAGAAACTCGGCCTCCAGGTGGCCTACCGCACCCAAGACCTCACCGCTCCCATTCCCGAGCGGGGGAAGAAGGTGCTTCTGGACGCCCCCTGCACCGGCACCGGCACCTTCCGTACCCATCCCGAGCTTCGCTACCGCCTGGCTCTCGAGGACCCCGGCCGCATGGCTGAGCTCCAAGGCAAGCTCTTGGAAACCGCCGCCTCCGCCACGGAAGCGGGGGGGGTGCTGGTCTACGCCGTCTGCTCCCTCACGGAGGAGGAGGGGGAAGGGGTGGCCAGGGCGTTTTTGGCCCGCCATCCCGAGTTCGTTCCCGAGCCTTTCCCTTGTCCTTTGCCCGTGCTGCGGCAGGGCTTAGGGGTTTACGTGGCCCCGGAAGGGGGTCTGGACGGGTTTTATTACCTGCGCCTGCGGAAGGTAGACTCTAGGGCATGA
- a CDS encoding stage V sporulation protein S, giving the protein METLRVSSKSRPNSVAGAIAALLRTKGEVEVQAIGPQAVNQAVKAIAIARGYIAPDNLDLVVKPAFVKLDLENEERTALKFSIKAHPLES; this is encoded by the coding sequence GTGGAAACGTTGCGCGTCTCTTCCAAGTCCCGCCCCAACTCCGTGGCCGGCGCCATCGCGGCGCTTTTGCGCACCAAAGGCGAGGTGGAGGTCCAGGCCATCGGGCCCCAGGCGGTGAACCAGGCGGTGAAGGCCATTGCCATCGCCCGGGGCTACATCGCCCCCGATAACCTGGACCTGGTGGTCAAGCCCGCCTTCGTCAAGCTGGACCTGGAGAACGAGGAGCGGACCGCCCTGAAGTTCAGCATCAAGGCGCATCCCCTGGAGTCTTGA
- a CDS encoding SRPBCC family protein, with product MPEVRAERYIPAPPEKVYALAKDLEGLKPYLKEVESLKVLAQEGSRTRSEWVAVAMGKRVRWVEEEEWDDANLRNRFFSPEGDFDRYEGTWVFLPEGEGTRVVLTLTYELTIPIFGGLLQKLVQKLMQENVESLLKGLEERVRSA from the coding sequence ATGCCCGAGGTGCGCGCCGAGCGCTATATCCCGGCCCCTCCCGAGAAGGTCTACGCCCTGGCCAAAGACTTGGAGGGGCTAAAGCCCTACCTCAAGGAGGTGGAAAGCCTCAAAGTGCTCGCCCAGGAAGGCTCCCGCACCCGGAGCGAGTGGGTGGCGGTGGCCATGGGCAAGCGGGTGCGCTGGGTGGAGGAGGAGGAGTGGGACGACGCCAACCTCAGGAACCGCTTCTTCTCCCCCGAGGGGGATTTTGACCGCTACGAAGGCACCTGGGTGTTCTTGCCCGAGGGGGAGGGGACCCGGGTGGTCCTCACCCTCACCTACGAGCTCACCATCCCCATCTTCGGGGGGCTCTTGCAGAAGCTGGTGCAAAAGCTTATGCAAGAGAACGTGGAAAGCCTCCTCAAGGGCCTGGAGGAGCGGGTCCGGTCCGCCTAG
- a CDS encoding RecX family transcriptional regulator, whose translation MGKTEALAFALKLLARRGLSRARLREKLLARFPEAEAEAALARLEQLGYLDDRAFAETFVAARRKYGPAKLRHLLLAQGVAEEVVEEVLGEVGEEEVLQAALKVLRRYPRRHDQVKAVRFLQGRGFPLGVALEAYRLAKEEENG comes from the coding sequence GTGGGGAAGACGGAAGCCTTGGCCTTTGCCCTCAAGCTCCTGGCCCGCCGGGGCCTGAGCCGGGCCCGCCTTCGGGAAAAGCTCCTCGCCCGCTTCCCTGAGGCGGAGGCGGAGGCGGCCTTGGCCCGCCTGGAGCAACTCGGCTACCTGGACGACCGGGCCTTCGCCGAAACCTTCGTGGCCGCCCGGCGCAAGTACGGCCCTGCCAAGCTCCGCCACCTCCTCTTGGCCCAGGGGGTGGCGGAGGAGGTGGTGGAGGAGGTGCTGGGGGAGGTGGGGGAAGAGGAGGTCTTGCAGGCGGCCCTAAAGGTGCTCCGCCGCTATCCCCGCCGCCACGACCAGGTCAAGGCGGTGCGCTTCCTGCAGGGGCGGGGCTTTCCCTTGGGGGTGGCGCTGGAGGCCTACCGGCTTGCCAAGGAGGAGGAAAACGGGTAA
- a CDS encoding metallophosphoesterase, with protein MRVYAIADPHLSRVHPKPMTVFGPAWQGHPEAFFRGWREVVGEGDLVLVPGDISWAMRLGEAIPDLLDLAALPGKKVLLKGNHDYWWPSISRLRAVLPPGMYALQNDALVLEGVAVAGTRGWQYPPPSLEDEKIFAREVERLKLSLNDLRGKTYRYLVVAFHFPPFGPGGEVTPLLHLAAQAKPDAIVYGHLHGADPGKLPSAYQGIPLHLVSADALAFRPKKILEV; from the coding sequence ATGCGGGTCTATGCCATCGCCGACCCCCACCTCTCCCGCGTCCATCCCAAGCCCATGACCGTCTTCGGCCCCGCCTGGCAGGGGCACCCCGAGGCCTTTTTCCGGGGCTGGCGGGAGGTGGTGGGGGAAGGGGACCTGGTCCTCGTCCCGGGGGACATCTCCTGGGCCATGCGCCTCGGCGAGGCCATTCCCGACCTCTTAGACCTCGCCGCCCTGCCCGGGAAGAAGGTGCTCCTCAAGGGCAACCACGATTACTGGTGGCCCTCCATCAGCCGCCTACGGGCCGTCTTGCCCCCCGGGATGTACGCCCTGCAAAACGACGCCCTGGTCCTGGAAGGGGTGGCGGTGGCCGGCACCCGGGGCTGGCAGTACCCACCCCCGAGCCTCGAGGACGAAAAGATCTTCGCCCGTGAGGTGGAAAGGCTCAAGCTATCCCTAAACGACCTAAGGGGCAAGACCTACCGCTACCTGGTGGTGGCCTTCCACTTTCCCCCCTTCGGCCCCGGGGGGGAGGTCACGCCCCTTTTGCACCTGGCCGCCCAGGCCAAGCCGGACGCGATTGTCTATGGCCACCTTCACGGAGCGGACCCTGGCAAGCTTCCCTCGGCATACCAAGGGATTCCCCTCCACTTGGTTTCGGCCGACGCCTTGGCGTTCCGCCCCAAAAAAATCCTTGAGGTTTAG